One Arachis hypogaea cultivar Tifrunner chromosome 2, arahy.Tifrunner.gnm2.J5K5, whole genome shotgun sequence genomic window, GCTCCTCCCTTAACTTAACCAGCCTGTATAACACGTGTATAATTAGTGAAATTCATTTATtatagatagaaaataaaatcTTAGAAAGTGAACAATGTAAGTAAAGataactttttctttctcttactaATTACtcaaaaattttgtcttttgtctAATAGAAAAACCAAGGTGGTTGAGGTTCTCTCTCAAAATCAAATAGTCCATATTTTTGTTTATCGAAGCATAAAATCTAAATCCAATGAATCACAGTTAGATTATAATCAAACATATGCATAGTAATAATCAaacacaattatatattattagctgAAATCAAACATACCTAAAGCACATATATATAGCCATTCAAACTCGAGACTACTCCTTGTTTGAAGTTGAAAACGTCATTAATAAGGTCATCAACAATACACCTAATTCAGTTGTACTTCTTTGGATTGTCGACATCAATTACAAATGGGAAAATATATTGGGATGAGAAGATGAAACTTCGAAAGATTATAGGCGTGTGTAAGGATCAAAATCAAATCATGGTTTAAATTCTCTATAGAAAAATCCAAGAGGGGTCCAAACTCCATTGCTCGGACCTCTTTGCGTTGCATATCATACAAGTAGTATGAAAAAAGTGTGGCCAACAAGTTTGACGCGCATCTCATGTCAACATAACACTACAttgatgaaaataaattttgacaacATAGTAaacaagataattaaaatatagatGCCAAATAAATAACACAACGAAATACAAAATACTTTTCTCCACTCCATCCCCTTTTATGTGTTTTTGTACacaattttcctttcttttctacaGTGTCCCTGTTTTTTGGTTCTCTTTGTACTCATTTTGGTGTAATCTTCTTTTGCATTTTTTAAAACTAGCAAATTAAAtaaccaaaattcaataaaaaggttaaaactCATGCAATAATCAAATATCAAGTATGCTATAATCAAACATGCTGTAATATCATGTTTTAAAACCCGAGCATAATTAAACAGACTCCAAATCATATCACAAAAATTCAGTTATAATCAAACATACTGTAATAATATGTTTTAAATATTGAGCATAATCAAACTTATTCAATATAATAATCAAACAAACTCTAACTCATATCACAAAAATCCAATtacaatcaattaaaaataaaattaaaaaaatgagattccAACTCATATCACAAACAGACTACAACTCATTTTTTCCCtcttatgaaaattaaaaaaaatgaggatGCTGTAACATTATCAGAAACTGATCTTTAGTTCTACTTCAACATCCGTCTCTCAGAAAGTAAACTTCACTTGCATTGAAAATTTCAGAGAACTAGAACATACAAAGCTATAAGCTAAGTTGAAATTTCTCGAGTAgaattcaaaaaccaaaaaaaaagcaAGATAATACAGAAAGTAAACTCtacatgctttaaaaatttagagaactagAACACACAAAGCTATCAACTAAGTTGAAATGTGTTGAGTAGAATTCGAAAAAAATCAAGATAACGCTACAAACATTAATCATCCGTTCCTACTCATTATCGTTTAATCAAGCTGAAGAAGCTCAAAACGAAGAATCAAAAGCACATAATTACCGAATTATTTGGAGGTTTAGTTTTCTAAAGTAGATCCACTTATCTCAAAGAAGAGTAAGAATAAGCTACGATCGAAGTCCGAAAACAAGTGAAGAAGCGCTCTGTAACATTATCGAAGAAGGATTCACCGAGGTTGAACAAGTCTTGTGGTTAAATATTCAACGAATCAAAAATCGGTAACTTAgtaaagaagaggaggaggagattcGTGCGCAAGAGGAAGAAGGAGGATGGATTTTTCGTGCGAGAGAGGGAGAAGGAGGAGGGGTTTTGGGCGCGTAATTGAAATTGAGAAGAGGAGCGTGCGGCGCGTGTTGACTTAAGTAAAAGTGggctttgatttttaatttttaaattttttattcatatacATATTTGTATACAGTGATTGAAAATAATGGCTAAAAGTAATGTGCATGTAGCACaattgttttttaaattaatcttcaAAAAGAATTTTTAGTTAAATTCGTCTCTCAATGATTTTAAGTTACTCATGTTAGTCATTTCATCACTTTCATTGCTAGTACTGTTAAAATTTACTAATGTGACACGTGAAGTGATACCACAACAGACACTTGGTAATTCTAATTGATGgctaatatgattaatttataaaattagatcaaatcaatccTAAAATTGAGGATTCTAATGCCTCAAGATCCCCATCGATTAGGTTtagatttgatctaatttcataaacttatcatgttAACAGTCCttcaattaggttttgatttgatctaatttcataaatttatcatgttaACAGTCAATTAAAACTCCTAAATATATGCTGTGGTATAATTTAATATGCCACATTAACAAATTTTTACATCGTCAATAAAAAAAAGTGACAAAAAAACCAACCAACATGATtaacttaaaatctttaaaatataaatttgatcaaaaaaattaaagaccaatttaaaaaatgaacAATCTTTCGGGAACAAATTTGACtaaaaacccatacaattatatgattgatttaataaataattttgtatactctgtttttttatcaactttatcttctaaattgataaaaaaaattataattttatgtcaTTGGTTTAAGAAAATTAATGAATAATTGAACTGAGAGAATGAGAGATCGAGAGCGAGAGAGGTGGGGAAACACAGGGGGAGTGCAAAATCACATAAACATGATAAAGATCCTAGGATTTGGAACAAAGAAGAGTATCAACGGTTGGAGCTTGAGTCTTTCTTTGTCTTCGTCGATAATTTGCCAGCAGATATATCAAAAAGAGAGCTTTTTAATATGTTCAAATGGACTGGCAGAATCATCGACATATATCTGTCGCGGAAGAATAAGAATGGCCATGTCTATCTCTTTGCATTTGTGTGATACACTACAAAAGGAAGAGCTCTGAAAGCCGCTGTAGAGATGAATAGTATGGTACTGAGAGGCAGAAAACTGTTTGTTGGAGAAGCAAAGTATAGAAGGAGAGCGGTGGTTCAGAGTACAAGGGGCAAAGAAGTGAAGGGCAGTGCCTGAGAAAATGATAGAGGAAACAACTCATGACCAAAAAGTGTGAAAGTAGCAAAAGAGAAAGAGGAGAGGCAGCCATCGAATGCCCCCAACAAGGATCCCAATAGCAATGGACGGACAAAGAGGGTTGAAGTACCGATAGTGAATGAGAATGTGATTTGGCTGCAAAGAAGAATCATTGGTGGCACGAAATTGCCGATCAATTTTCATGCTTTGCAGCAAAGGATCCACAATGAATGGCTAGGCGTAATGCACGTAAGGGAGTTGGGAGCATATAAAGCAATGATAACGTTTGAATCTGTGCTTTTTGCTGAGGAAGCCTATACTTTTAGAATGAACGATTTATTAAAGATGTTTCATATAGTATGGAGATGGGATGGGACAGAGAGGAGTGAATCTAGAAGAGTGTGGCTAGATTGTTATGGAGTCTCATTACATGCATGGTCAAAAGATATGTTTCACAGAATTGGGGAGCAGTAGGGGGAGGTGGTGGAGTGTGATAAGCTAACGGAATCATGTAATTCGTTCAGTGTTGGTCGGGTACTGATTGATACgtgtattttttatatgattaatgaatggatGCACGTTACAATCGGTGCAAGTGGGTTTGACGTTCTTGTACGAGAAATAGGGGGAGAGGTATATCGGGACGAATGCTTTCGGAAGAGCAAGCAAGGGACACGAGATAGGTATAAAGCTGATGAAGGAGAGATGCAGCATGAAGAACAGGGTGGCATATTGCACAACTGCGATGAGCGGGCGGAGGTTGCTTGGGACCAGGCGGTAGTCCTCATGACGGTGGAGAATAGGATGGACGAACATGCAAAGGGTAGCTTTGTAAATTCACGTGAGATTTTGAATGAGCGGAATCACACGAATTCAAATTATTATTCTGGAAACGGTAGATACGCGAAATTAAAGGCAGGGGAGGATTTTCAGGGATAATTTGATATCAATGATGAGGCGGATTCCGAGGAAACAATATCTCAAGATTATTGTGTATGCAACAGTAACCAAACCAAGGCTGGAACAAGAAATGGAATTGGGCTAGGATCCAACAAGCCCATTAAGGGGGGAAAGGAAATGAGGAGGAAGGGGAGAGTGGGGCCTGCACGGACCACCCAAACCGGGTAGGAGCTGACCCGGTAACCACCTTGACTCGGAATGAGAAGAAGCGGACGGGTCACGCGACAAGCGAGGATGAGCCTGGGAGGCCACTAAGGAGAGACGATGGCCAGGGACAGATCTCGTTGCTGGTGGGGAAATATGCCGCCTTGTTAACCCGTCGAGATGGTGGGGTGCAGATCGTGGATGCGGCGAGGCTTGAACCTGAACGAGTGAAGGTCGCAGGGGCTGCATCTCGTATCAGACCGGAAAGAGATCGTGGCAAGCAGCTTGCGCCGGCAGAGGTAGCGCAGGAGAAGGCGACATGGACGCCTGCAGAAGGCCAGGTTGGAGACGGAGATGCATTGATGGACACAGAGAAGGAAGGCGATATAGAAACGGAAGGGGCATGACCACAGTACCTGTCCAAGAACAATGGGGATCCTATAACTCAGAGGACATAACACGGGGTACTGGAGGTGCGGGCAATGGCAATGGAAGTGATAATGTTACAAGCCGTGATGCAGCAGAGGAGGAGCAGAATATAGGTGGCGGTACAGGTTTGGGGCTGGAGGAGGGGGAAGTTGTGATGGAGGAATTGGTTGCGGTAACTGGAAGCGCCTAGGAGAAACAGTGCGACACTGACCATCACAATTGTAAACAAATTGAACCAGGGCTGGGGGCTGACTTGGAGGGTGATACTAACCATcacaatgaagaacaaagaccaAGATGGGAAGCAAAATTGGCTGAGAACAAAGAGGCTTGAAAATTGGCGGTAGAGTCAGGTGCTCAATACAGCGATGAGGAGGATATCATGGCTATCTTGCAGAAGCAGAATGAAGCGATTGCTCTGAAGCGACGGCAGGCAAAGGAAAAAGCCAAAATACGAAGAAGCTGCCCAAACACTTGTAAACAAGTGTGTACTAATTTAATGAAATGATTTTAAGTTCATGGAATGTTAGAGGGTTGAGAGGTTTAGGAAAAGTTGGTATGTTGAGGAATTTTAAAAGTAAGTTTAGGTTGGATATGTTGGGTTTAGTAGAAACAAAGAAGGAACTTGTGAATAATCTTGATGTAGCTCGTATATGGTGTCGAGACAGAGCATGTTGGGAGTTTGTAAGTTCAACTAGGGCTTCTGGTGGGTTATTGTTAATCTGGGATGAGGGGGTTTTTAAAATGACTAATTGCTACAAAGGAGATAGATGGTTGTGTGTAGAAGGGGTTGTGGTAAAAGATAATTTTCATTGTGCTATCTATTTGGTGTATGGACCTCATGAAAGAGCTGAGAAGGCCTCTATTTGGGATGAATTGAGCTATATTGCAGGATTGGTCCAGGTGCCGTTTTGTTGTTTGGGAGATTTTAATGAAATCCTGCATATGGAAGAACAAAAAGGTGCGACTAGATTGTCGGCGTCGACAGAAGATTTTAGAGCATGGATCAATGATATGAAATTGATTGACTTGGCACTAAATGATCGAAAGTATACATGATTTAGAGGACAGTCGTGCAGTCGTATTGACAGGTGCTTAATTTCTATGGAGTGGACTGATGTATACTCGGATATGCGTCTAAAGGAAGGTCCAAGGGGTTTATCGGATCACTGCCCCTTGATTATAGAAGACAGCAGAAACTTTGATGGCCTAAGACCATTTCACAGCTTAAATTCCTGGTTCACATATGACGGGTTTCTGAGAAAGGTAAAGGAAGAGTGGAGGGGATTAGGTGAGGTGCATTTCTTAGAGAAGATGAAAGCGTTGACAACACCTTTGCGCAAATGGCATAAGAAGTATTTTGGGGATATAACCGAGAAGATAAAGAGGTTtgaggaagaaataaagaaagtagATGATATGGTTAGCAGTGGACGATACGATGGTACAATGGAGGCAAGGAGGAGGGCGTTAGTGAGGTGCTGTGAAAAGTGGTATGTGAGGCAGGATGTTCACTGGAAGCAAATGTCTAGATCTCAGCATGCGAGTGAGATGAATAGAAACACAAGGTACTTCCATAATATAGCTTCGGCGAGGAGAAGGAATAACAGGATTGAGGCTTTGGTAATTCACGGGAGACTAGCAATCAAGCAAGAATTAAGATTGCGATTCGAGACTTTTATAAATGTCTGTACCATCAGGAGGATTCTCCAAATGTAAGCTTTAGGGATGAATTGGTTAATCGGTTGGGGAGGGAGGAAGCTGAAATTCTAGAGGTGTTACCGTCAGTGGATGAAGTGAAAGAGACGGTCTGGAACTGTGAATCGTCTAAGGCTCTAGGGAGTGATGGGTACAACATGAACTTTATAAAAAAGTATTGGCACCGTGGTTCCGAATCCCTCCTCGCCCACAACCGGCCAAAAAGGTAAGGACCCTTACCTCTGGGGGTAAGAAAATCATGATCGGGCTAGCGGACCCAAAGCTATGGAACTTGGGTGTGGGTATTTTGTCGAAATGGAATGGCCTACTTAACTTAATAGTATTGAAATGCATTCATTTCCTATGCATTGACTCGATTTATGATACTATCGGAGTGAAACAAGTAGATCTAAAGAAGAACAGGGGTTGTCTCATACACTATGGGGATGGtgagaaaagatatattttacacCCCAGAGGGGAATTATGACATATTCATTATGTTCGGAATAGCAAATTCCAAATTGTTAATAACTAAGATCCTATTAGTTTATTTAATTCCTATGCATGCGCATTTTCTTTTATATGAGCCTGCAATGAAATTGGAACGGAGTTCACTGCATCTGTGATGAGCTTTTTCGAGACTGCATCATTACCAGGGGATTCTAATGTCACATGGGTAGCATTGGCTCCGAAGTTCATTGGGGCTAAAGAGAAAAAGGATCTCAGACCTATCAGCATGGTTGGTTGTATCTATAAAGTCATCTTTAAACTGTTGACACAAAGAATGAGGAGTGTAATGCTAGGTTTAGTCGAAGAATCGCAGAGCACCTTTGTGAAGGGGAGAAAGATACATAATGGAGCCTTAATTGCATGTGAAACGATGCAATGGTTGAAACTGAAAAAGAAGCCATCGGCAATCATCAAACTAGACTTTCAAAAAGCCTACGACAGAGTTAAATGGTGTTTTATTGATACCCTGTTAGAGAAGATGGGCTTTGGTAGAACATGGAGGTCATGGATTAGGGAGTGTGTTAGAACGGCATCTATATCTATCCTGGTTAATGGATCACCGTCGAAGCCATTTAGAATGGAAAGGGGACTGCGTCAAGGCGATCCTTTGTCACCGTTCTTGTTTGTTTTGGTGGTAGATGTGCTTAACAGGATGATCGGGAAGGCGGTAAGAAATGGTCGTATATCTCCATTGCTAGTTGGTCGGGATAATATAGAGTTATCACACTTACAATTTGCTGATGACACTATACTATTCTGTCCGCCGGATGAGGAGACAGTCCGAAACTACAAAAGGTTGCTAAGGTGCTTTGAAATGATGTCTGGCGTGAGCATTAACTTCGAGAAGTCTAATTTGATACCAGTGAACTGCAGTCAGGAGTGGACTACACGGATGTGTCAGTTACTGGAGTGCCAGGAGGCGGCCTTACCGGTGAGGTATCTTGGGATTCTCTTAGGAGCAAATCCAAGGTTGGTAAAAACGTGGAAGCCGGTTATAGACAAGGTGGAAGAGAAGCTCAGCTTGTGGAAAGGAAGGGTCCTTAGTAAGGCTGAGAAGCTAGTACTCATCAAGTCGGTTATCAACAGTTTGCCGATTTATTACCTGAGTTTGTATAAAATGCCAAAAGCGGTTGCACGTACAATCATCTCAATTGCAGAAAAGGTTCTTCTGGGGGAAGGATGATGGGCGACCTGGCATGGCGCTTGTGAAGTAGGAGATGATCCAGAGTGGTCCGTAATGCTGCTTTACTGTTTAAATGGTGGTGACGGTTCTCAAATGAGGAATGCCCTCTATGGAAGAAGATTGTGTGTTCCGATAATAACTTGAATCCAAATCACCTCCTGTCATCGCAGCAATTGCCAGAAAGAGGTTGTCCATGGAGAGACATTTGTCACCTGCAAATAGGGGAGCAAAATGTAAGGCAAAAGATGATTGATGACCTTGCTATCGAAGTAGGGGATGGTAGGGCCACCAGGTTTTGGGAGGATACGTAGCTCCAAGTGGGAAAGCTAAAAGACTCCTTTCCGAAACTCTTCTTGATTTCAAACCAAAAAGGATCAGTAATTGGGAACTGTGGGGTTTGGGATGGGTTAGAATGAGTGTGGCCCTTTCAATGGAGGAGACGTTTATGCCAATGGGAAATAGAGACATTAGACCACATGCATCAAGTATTGCAATCTGTTAGATTGATAGCAGAAGTGCAAGATAGAGTGGTTTGGAAATTTGACAAGAAATGCGTttattctactaactcatttgtgcaggctTTGCAAGAGGAGTCTTTGGATGAGGAGCTATGAGATATAGGTTCACTAAGGAAATTTGGAAAGGTCTAGTTCCGCCACGAGTGGAACTGTTCTCCTGGTTCGTGTTGGTAGGCAGAGTTAATACTAATGATCAGCTGAGTAGATTGGAAATCTTACAACAGAATGATACTATGTGCATGTTATGTAAGAAAGATGCTGAAAATATACAACATCTGTTTATTACCTGTGAGTACACTTGACAGATGTGGTGTGCTTGGGCCTCGGCATTTAGACAAGAGTGGATTATCCCCGGTACTGTGAAAGAGCAATTTGAGAGTTTGAGATCTGTGTCAATGAGAAAAGAGGAACGCAAGTATTGGCTAGTTGGCTTCTTCTCAGTGATATGGACTATATGGTTATGCAAAAATGATGTCATTTTTCACAAGAAGACAACAAAGATTAGAGACTGCGTAGAACAATCCTTCTCATATGCCACAGAATAGTGTTATAAATAATTCATATTGTTGATGGTAATGCTGAAGATGACATAGAAATTGTATGACTGTTATGTTTGTTCGACTGTAATGCTCCACATGTGTGTTGAactccttatttcaaaaaaaaaaaatttatttcgttACCACTCacgagataaataataaaaaaatttagatgatgataataataataataataataataataataataataataataataataatgattaagCTAATGACACACTTTAAGGCACTTCGTAAATATTCAAAGTATAGGTTTTTATGAAATTCATGAAACTCAAGAATTTATTTCCATAAAAACAACTGTTAGTTTTGAATCCTTAGCTTTCAAGTGCAAAAACCCTTTGAACAATGTAGTTTCCCTTTCAACCCAGACAAACTGATATGACATTCAAGATCAAATAGCAACTACCTGAAGATCAAAGTTGTTTATTTATGAGTGCAAGAGCCTatacattttaattattattacaaaggACTCGCTCTTAATTCACAAGTGCTATGTCAAAACTTTCTTCATgggaaattattaaaaattaaagcaTTTCTGAAGAACCACCTAGGCTACGATCTTTAAATGGTGATAATGTGGAAAATTCAAGCAACAAGTCTAAAGTTCATGAAGAAACTCCATATGGAAGAAGCGCCGCAGCCACAATACGACCTTCCTCATTCAGTATATTGTAGGTTGAAGCAGCATTCCTCTAGCAGATGACAAATAAATGAGGTATACAATCAAGTTTACAACCTATGTATCAAAGTAAACATTCAAATTTACTCATACATACCGAGTCAACAGCTTCCAACTTCATGCCAGTAGAGCGAACAAACTGACGAAGTTCAGGATGCACTGGTTGAATGTATCTTCCACAGCCAATAATCAAAATCTCTGCATATATTGCGTCTAAGCATCAGTTTATGTAAATCTAAAGCAATTTGATAGGTGACCACAGCTCATGTATGGGATTGAAAAAAAGGCAGTATGTTGTAATTAAGTCAAAGTGGTTAGCTAAATGGCACAATAGAAgtgaaaaaaatacaaataataaatagAAGAGTAGGACAGAGGTAGATAAACATAAATTTATGCTAAAATGGAGTGACAAATAATTTGATTAGTATGCATTTCGCCCTATATCCTTCTTGGGAACCTCTTTACTTTATACAGTTATGATAATGATAATGTAGTGAATCCATGGTTTACTTTAATTCACTTGGAAATTGGATGACAT contains:
- the LOC112761774 gene encoding uncharacterized protein; this translates as MTTVPVQEQWGSYNSEDITRGTGGAGNGNGSDNVTSRDAAEEEQNIGGGTGLGLEEGEVVMEELVAVPFCCLGDFNEILHMEEQKGATRLSASTEDFRAWINDMKLIDLALNDRKCLISMEWTDVYSDMRLKEGPRGLSDHCPLIIEDSRNFDGLRPFHSLNSWFTYDGFLRKVKEEWRGLGEVHFLEKMKALTTPLRKWHKKYFGDITEKIKRFEEEIKKVDDMVSSGRYDGTMEARRRALVRCCEKWYVRQDVHWKQMSRSQHASEMNRNTRYFHNIASARRRNNRIEALEDSPNVSFRDELVNRLGREEAEILEVLPSVDEVKETVWNCESSKALGSDGYNMNFIKKYWHRGSESLLAHNRPKR